From the genome of Vicia villosa cultivar HV-30 ecotype Madison, WI unplaced genomic scaffold, Vvil1.0 ctg.000817F_1_1, whole genome shotgun sequence, one region includes:
- the LOC131631388 gene encoding omega-hydroxypalmitate O-feruloyl transferase-like — protein MAPPWIQELHLNSLTIPITIINKFPVTPSKPIPVKPGDTLYLSNLDDMIGARVFTPTVYFYQSDSSGGTFHKPVTEILRRSLADVLVPYYPLSGRLRETKNGKLEVFFGHELEGALMVEARTNIALSELGDFAAPNPCWEPLIFKFPNEEQYKVLEMPLVIAQVTLFTCGGFSIGLRLCHCICDGMGAMQFLGAWAATAKTGTLVTEPEPCWNREVFKPRDPPEVKFPHMEFMRIDERSNLTMKLWKTKPVQKCYRINREFQNQLKSLAQPFDDAGCTTFDAMAAHIWRSWVKALDVKPLDYQLRLTFSVNARQKLKNPPLKEGFYGNVVCIACTTSNVSELVNGKLPETTLWVREARQNVTEEYLRSTVDYVEVDRPKQLEFGGKLTITQWTRFSIYKCADFGWGQPIYAGPIDLTPTPQVCVFLPEGEGDCSNGSMIVCICLPESAANKFTQALLIDSLST, from the coding sequence ATGGCTCCTCCATGGATTCAAGAACTCCATCTCAATTCCTTGACTATACCTATCACAATTATCAACAAATTCCCCGTTACTCCCTCCAAGCCTATTCCTGTTAAACCGGGTGATACTTTATATCTTTCAAACCTCGATGACATGATCGGGGCGCGCGTCTTCACACCAACCGTATATTTTTATCAATCCGACAGCTCGGGCGGGACTTTCCATAAACCTGTCACAGAAATACTTCGACGTTCGCTAGCCGATGTTTTGGTTCCTTATTACCCTCTCTCAGGAAGGTTAAGAGAAACAAAAAATGGTAAACTGGAAGTATTTTTCGGACACGAACTAGAAGGAGCATTAATGGTTGAAGCAAGAACTAACATAGCTTTATCTGAACTAGGTGATTTTGCAGCACCAAACCCTTGTTGGGAACCATTGATCTTCAAGTTTCCCAATGAAGAACAATACAAAGTGTTGGAAATGCCACTTGTTATAGCCCAGGTAACACTCTTCACATGTGGTGGATTTAGCATCGGTTTACGCCTTTGTCATTGTATCTGTGATGGAATGGGAGCCATGCAATTTCTAGGAGCATGGGCTGCAACAGCTAAAACCGGAACATTGGTGACAGAACCTGAACCATGTTGGAATAGAGAAGTTTTCAAGCCACGTGATCCACCAGAAGTGAAGTTTCCACACATGGAGTTCATGAGAATTGATGAGAGATCAAATTTAACAATGAAACTATGGAAAACAAAGCCGGTTCAAAAATGTTATAGAATCAACCGCGAGTTTCAAAACCAATTGAAATCGCTTGCTCAACCATTTGATGATGCTGGTTGCACTACATTTGATGCAATGGCCGCACATATTTGGAGATCATGGGTTAAAGCTCTTGATGTGAAGCCTTTAGATTACCAATTAAGGTTAACATTTTCTGTCAATGCTAGACAGAAGCTTAAGAATCCACCATTGAAGGAAGGTTTTTATGGTAACGTGGTTTGTATTGCTTGCACAACAAGTAATGTTTCTGAGCTTGTGAATGGGAAATTACCAGAGACAACCCTTTGGGTTCGCGAAGCTAGACAGAATGTAACAGAAGAATATTTGAGATCAACAGTTGATTATGTTGAAGTTGATAGGCCAAAGCAGCTTGAGTTTGGTGGTAAGCTTACAATAACTCAATGGACAAGATTTTCAATATATAAATGTGCTGATTTTGGATGGGGTCAGCCAATTTATGCTGGTCCTATAGATTTAACACCTACACCTCAAGTTTGTGTGTTTTTACCTGAAGGGGAAGGTGACTGTAGTAATGGTTCTATGATTGTTTGCATTTGCTTGCCTGAATCTGCTGCTAACAAGTTTACACAAGCCTTGTTGATCGATTCTCTTTCGACATAG